One genomic region from Pseudoduganella dura encodes:
- a CDS encoding PEP-CTERM sorting domain-containing protein (PEP-CTERM proteins occur, often in large numbers, in the proteomes of bacteria that also encode an exosortase, a predicted intramembrane cysteine proteinase. The presence of a PEP-CTERM domain at a protein's C-terminus predicts cleavage within the sorting domain, followed by covalent anchoring to some some component of the (usually Gram-negative) cell surface. Many PEP-CTERM proteins exhibit an unusual sequence composition that includes large numbers of potential glycosylation sites. Expression of one such protein has been shown restore the ability of a bacterium to form floc, a type of biofilm.), translating to MAVNSRPFFAAMTSLFLLLGSFDATAGGTAAAAITDVRFGVLDLTPRDGAAAGYDIRSVEPSLFAYLYAGTTDYYAAGYPDPSMPGTVQLDFGGATVAARTSGALADVASAAAGDASLGSYGTAGATANQAVHFILRPHTVLTIGGHLSALAARDGTPDEYYEATSMAHVGIVDEHGYTFTQFIRQSLSFADWPDRMVIDEDFMLAFANGSAEDRAMSVYFQAQSNVTRIMPVPEPSAGALLGAGLLLLGLRAVTRRRAR from the coding sequence ATGGCTGTAAATTCACGCCCGTTCTTTGCCGCGATGACATCGCTGTTTCTTTTGCTGGGCTCGTTTGATGCAACGGCCGGCGGCACGGCTGCCGCGGCCATCACCGATGTCCGCTTCGGCGTGCTCGACCTGACGCCGCGGGATGGCGCGGCGGCCGGCTACGACATCCGGTCGGTCGAGCCCTCCCTGTTCGCCTACCTGTACGCGGGCACCACGGACTATTACGCGGCCGGCTATCCCGATCCGTCGATGCCGGGCACGGTGCAGCTGGACTTCGGGGGTGCGACGGTGGCGGCGCGCACCAGCGGCGCCCTGGCCGATGTCGCGTCGGCCGCGGCGGGCGATGCCAGCCTCGGCAGCTACGGCACGGCCGGCGCCACCGCCAACCAGGCCGTGCATTTCATCCTGCGCCCCCACACGGTGCTGACGATCGGCGGCCATTTGTCGGCGCTGGCGGCGCGGGACGGTACACCGGACGAATACTACGAGGCCACCAGCATGGCCCATGTCGGCATCGTCGACGAGCACGGCTATACATTCACCCAGTTCATCCGCCAGAGCCTGTCCTTTGCCGACTGGCCGGACCGGATGGTCATCGACGAGGATTTCATGCTGGCATTCGCCAACGGCAGTGCCGAAGACCGCGCGATGTCGGTCTATTTCCAGGCGCAGTCGAATGTGACGCGGATCATGCCGGTCCCGGAACCGTCCGCCGGCGCGCTGCTCGGTGCCGGCCTGTTGCTGCTGGGGTTGCGCGCCGTCACCCGCCGCCGCGCACGGTAA
- the pbpC gene encoding penicillin-binding protein 1C, producing MRGSFLAAFLAALLASPSTFAAPTPEAVRAQWRSSDAVLLDRHGAPVQSLRIDRQGRRAPWVALADISPALPLAVLQAEDQRFMEHGGVDLRAMGQAAWDNLFRERPRGASTITMQLAGLLDPALKGAPGGRTLRQKWDQVREARALDAAWSKAQILEAYLNLAAFRGELQGVGAAAQALFGKAPSGLDVAESAILASLLRAPSASRPAVARRACALARELAAATPCAGIERAAQAAFSRQAAMALLPPAREAAARLLKGAGDRDVNTLHSTLDGTLQRHVQAVLRQQLMALRERHVADGAVLVLDNASGDFLAWVGNAGGSEVDGVTALRQAGSTLKPFVYALALERRLLTAASLLDDAPLDIATPSGLYAPRNYEHDFKGHVTARASLAGSLNVPAVRTLMLAGLDRFAERLHALGFASLTEQADFYGPSLALGSADVSLLELANAYRALANGGVAGSPTLLPRARPEPGRRVFDAGAAFIVGDILADRAARAATFGLKNELAAPYWAAVKTGTSKDMRDNWCIGFTGRHTVGVWVGNFDGSAMWDVSGVTGAAPVWREVMDYLNRHGPGRAPAAPAGVVRRTVTWEPALESPRPEWFLKGTETTRVALLPEGRRTPKIVYPVGDTVLAVDPDIPAGRQRVFFLAHGPQGLRWQLDGEPLGTAGAHAGWQPVPGKHELVLLDGAGGELDRVTFTVRGGG from the coding sequence ATGCGCGGATCGTTCCTCGCCGCGTTCCTGGCCGCGTTGCTGGCGTCACCGTCGACCTTCGCGGCGCCGACGCCGGAAGCGGTCAGGGCGCAATGGCGCTCGTCCGATGCGGTGCTGCTGGACCGCCATGGCGCACCTGTGCAATCGCTGCGCATCGACCGGCAGGGGCGCCGCGCGCCGTGGGTGGCGCTGGCGGATATCTCGCCCGCGCTGCCGCTGGCCGTGCTGCAGGCCGAGGACCAGCGCTTCATGGAACATGGCGGCGTCGATTTGCGGGCGATGGGGCAGGCGGCCTGGGACAACCTGTTCCGCGAACGGCCGCGCGGCGCATCCACCATCACGATGCAGCTGGCCGGGCTGCTCGATCCGGCGCTGAAGGGCGCGCCGGGCGGGCGCACGCTGCGCCAGAAATGGGACCAGGTGCGGGAAGCCCGCGCGCTCGACGCGGCGTGGAGCAAGGCGCAGATCCTGGAGGCTTACCTGAACCTGGCGGCGTTCCGCGGCGAGCTGCAGGGGGTGGGCGCGGCGGCGCAGGCCCTGTTCGGCAAGGCGCCTTCCGGCCTGGACGTGGCCGAGTCGGCCATTCTTGCCAGCCTGCTGCGGGCACCGTCCGCATCGCGGCCGGCAGTGGCGCGGCGTGCCTGCGCGCTGGCCAGGGAGCTGGCGGCGGCCACGCCATGCGCCGGCATCGAACGCGCCGCGCAGGCCGCCTTCTCGCGGCAGGCGGCGATGGCGCTGCTGCCGCCGGCGCGGGAAGCGGCCGCGCGATTGCTGAAGGGCGCCGGCGATCGCGACGTGAATACACTGCACAGCACGCTGGACGGGACCTTGCAGCGGCATGTGCAGGCCGTGCTGCGCCAGCAGTTGATGGCGCTGCGCGAGCGCCACGTGGCCGACGGCGCCGTGCTGGTGCTGGACAACGCCAGCGGCGATTTCCTGGCGTGGGTCGGCAACGCGGGCGGCAGCGAAGTCGATGGCGTGACCGCCCTGCGGCAGGCCGGATCGACGCTCAAGCCGTTCGTGTATGCGCTGGCGCTGGAGCGGCGGCTGCTCACGGCCGCGTCGTTGCTGGACGATGCGCCGCTCGATATCGCCACGCCATCCGGCCTGTACGCGCCGCGGAACTACGAGCACGACTTCAAGGGGCACGTGACGGCGCGGGCCAGCCTGGCCGGGTCGCTGAACGTGCCCGCGGTGCGCACGCTGATGCTGGCCGGGCTGGACCGCTTCGCCGAACGCCTGCATGCGCTGGGTTTCGCGAGCCTGACGGAGCAGGCCGATTTCTACGGGCCGTCGCTGGCGCTGGGCTCGGCCGATGTCAGCCTGCTGGAACTTGCCAATGCCTACCGCGCGCTGGCGAACGGCGGCGTGGCCGGCAGCCCCACGCTGCTGCCGCGGGCGCGGCCGGAACCGGGGCGGCGCGTGTTCGATGCGGGCGCGGCGTTCATCGTCGGCGATATCCTGGCCGACCGCGCCGCGCGGGCGGCCACCTTCGGCCTGAAGAACGAACTGGCCGCGCCGTACTGGGCCGCCGTCAAGACGGGCACCAGCAAGGACATGCGCGACAACTGGTGCATCGGGTTCACCGGGCGCCACACGGTCGGCGTGTGGGTCGGCAATTTCGATGGCAGCGCGATGTGGGACGTGTCCGGCGTGACCGGCGCCGCTCCCGTGTGGCGCGAGGTGATGGATTACCTGAACCGCCACGGGCCGGGCCGTGCGCCGGCCGCGCCCGCAGGTGTAGTACGGCGCACGGTGACGTGGGAGCCGGCGCTCGAATCACCGCGCCCCGAATGGTTCCTGAAGGGTACGGAGACCACGCGCGTCGCGCTGCTGCCGGAAGGACGGCGCACGCCGAAGATCGTGTATCCCGTCGGCGACACGGTCCTTGCTGTCGACCCGGATATACCGGCAGGCCGGCAACGCGTGTTTTTCCTCGCCCACGGCCCGCAGGGCTTGCGCTGGCAGCTCGACGGCGAGCCGCTCGGCACCGCCGGTGCCCATGCCGGCTGGCAACCCGTGCCGGGGAAGCACGAACTGGTGCTGCTGGACGGCGCGGGCGGCGAACTGGACCGCGTGACCTTTACCGTGCGCGGCGGCGGGTGA
- a CDS encoding alpha-2-macroglobulin family protein yields the protein MPAYRFLLLFCLSCLWPAARAQTAVESFSPQDTVKGVRQVQARFSGQMVAFGDLRLADPFEIDCPQPGKGRWIDGSNWSYDFERDLPAGVACRFTLKAGLNDLAGQPVQGERTYAFDTGGPAVIAALPHEGARIDERQVFVLALDALPRDETVAARAWCRAGGIGEKIPVRAVTGTERDQILAARQQFVQRHLSVYYAAHGVTWKAGVRVKGDRHAAQPLAVLQCARTLPADAEVALVWGAGIATAGGIATTQDQVLAYRSRPDFSAKFSCDRVRRNGPCIPVLPLRLSFSAPLPVDQLRQIALVAPDGTRRQPSFDGEAKSGMTLDAVSFAAPLPANATYRLQLPAGLKDDAGRPLVNAARFPMTVRTGEAPPLVKFPARFGIIESKGDRLLPVTVRNVERSLAGRSAAVQGNALRVADNADDEVIGWLGRLSGPHGWKPDEQYANSMTASLLAGAGPRAGVQRFDLPKPGGRKAFEVIGIPLKKPGFYVVELASPKLGAALLKKPGTAYINTAALVTNMAAHFKHGKSSSLVWVTSLDRGAPVAGAKVAVRGCNGKLLWQGDTDMQGIARIGSELPAVKCGYSERYFVSARSGEDFTFTLSDWDEGIEAWRFNVPTEERAAHNLIAATVFDRTLLRSGETVHMKHFMRRHTTAGIEFVGAGDRVSREAYDPATDTMKKQEDAAQPGKVFILHEGSDQRYELPLAWQNGSAAVDWKIPADAKQGWYQVLLNGQASGRFRVEQFRVPTMKAVLQGPAMPAVRAAQVPLDVQLSYLSGGGAGGAQVKISTVVEPKAVGFADYGEFAFAGPDIREGVERDRPAFDEDEGVFEEDEGEGDGGSGGTVRTRSVTLDHAGGARVMLDNLQGSHDSSPQPAELLAEMTWQDPNGETLTGSARIPLWPSAVVVGIAPDGWVMSKKALKFTVAVLDTQGRPVADAPVQVDYFRRETWSHRRRLVGGFYAYESSSEIKALGQACTGRTDAKGLLVCTGAAPQGGNLILRATTSDSRGNPAVTSRETWVADGDDWWYKVTDNDRIDLLPERKRYEPGQQASLQLRMPFRRATALITVEREGILDTYVRELSGNAPVFTIPMKPSYAPNVFVSALVVRGRVAGIAPTALVDLGKPAYKLGIAPLNVGWAASELKVRVAADKPVYKVREKATVTVRVARTDGGKPPAGTEVALAAVDVGLLELMPNDSWQLLEAMMQRRGLQVSTSTAQMQVVGKRHFGRKAVPSGGGGGKGAGRELFDTLLFWQASVKVDADGEARVQVPLNDSLTSFRIVAVAHGNAGLFGTGQADVRTSQDLMLLSGLPPLVREGDRVRAGFTVRNATAAPLQAALTATMAGKALPVKKLALAAGQAQEAAWDVTVPAGATELAWDVAATAGGTTDRLRVRQKVQPAVPVRTIQATLLQLDRPQAMTVQPPADGVPGRGGIRASFAARLGNDLPGVREWMSAYPYTCLEQRASQAVALRDEGTWRGIAETLPAFLDGDGLAKYFASMEQGSDTLTAYLLSVGAEAGYALPPMAKSRMLDGLEAFVEGRIVRGSPLRTADLAVRKVAALEALSREDRVKPAMTESFSLQPNLWPTSAVIDWYLVLTRTPSLPQREARLREAGQILKSRLNLQGTTMTFSTERSDDWWWLMASADVNANRLLLAMLDNPAWKADMGRLARGALGRQKKGHWDTTVANAWGTLALHKFSQAFEAVPVAGNATATLGGETRSAALAADTQGAAVMLPWPRGAASLDLRHAGTGRPWVTVQSLAAIPLAAPLSSGYTIRKTVTPVGQARAGAWQRGDVYRVRLGLDAQSDMTWVVVDDPIPAGATVLGSGLGNDSRIGTQGEKASGWAWPAFQERTFGAFRSYYEFVPKGKWTVDYTVRLNNAGRFGLPPTRVEAMYSPEMFGELPNAPVEVK from the coding sequence ATGCCTGCGTACCGCTTCCTCCTGCTGTTCTGCCTTTCCTGCCTGTGGCCCGCGGCGCGGGCGCAAACCGCCGTCGAATCGTTCTCTCCGCAAGACACCGTGAAAGGCGTGCGCCAAGTCCAGGCGCGCTTTTCCGGCCAGATGGTGGCGTTCGGCGACCTGCGCCTGGCCGATCCGTTCGAGATCGACTGTCCCCAGCCCGGCAAGGGCCGCTGGATCGACGGCAGCAACTGGAGCTACGACTTCGAGCGCGACCTGCCGGCCGGCGTGGCCTGCCGCTTCACGCTGAAAGCCGGGTTGAACGACCTGGCCGGCCAGCCGGTGCAGGGCGAACGCACCTACGCATTCGATACCGGCGGCCCGGCCGTGATCGCCGCGCTGCCTCACGAGGGCGCGCGGATCGACGAGCGGCAAGTGTTCGTGCTGGCGCTCGATGCGCTGCCGCGCGACGAAACGGTTGCCGCCAGGGCCTGGTGCCGCGCCGGCGGCATCGGTGAAAAGATTCCCGTGCGGGCGGTGACCGGCACCGAGCGCGACCAGATCCTGGCGGCGCGGCAGCAGTTCGTGCAGCGGCACCTGTCGGTGTACTACGCGGCGCACGGCGTGACGTGGAAGGCCGGCGTGCGCGTCAAGGGCGACCGCCATGCCGCGCAGCCCCTGGCGGTGCTGCAGTGCGCACGCACGCTGCCGGCCGATGCCGAGGTGGCGCTGGTGTGGGGGGCGGGCATCGCCACCGCCGGCGGCATCGCCACCACGCAAGACCAGGTACTGGCTTACCGCAGCCGTCCCGATTTCAGCGCGAAATTCAGTTGCGACCGGGTGCGCCGCAACGGCCCCTGCATTCCCGTGCTGCCGCTGCGCCTGTCGTTCAGCGCGCCGCTGCCGGTCGACCAGCTGCGACAGATCGCGCTCGTGGCGCCCGATGGCACGCGCCGCCAGCCGTCGTTCGACGGCGAAGCGAAGAGCGGCATGACGCTCGACGCGGTTTCGTTTGCCGCGCCATTGCCGGCCAATGCCACCTACCGCCTGCAGTTGCCGGCCGGGCTGAAGGACGATGCCGGGCGCCCCCTCGTCAACGCCGCCCGCTTTCCAATGACGGTGCGCACCGGCGAGGCGCCGCCGCTCGTCAAGTTCCCGGCACGGTTCGGCATCATCGAGTCGAAAGGCGACCGCCTGCTGCCCGTGACCGTGCGCAATGTCGAAAGGTCGCTGGCCGGCCGGTCGGCGGCTGTGCAGGGCAATGCGCTGCGCGTGGCGGACAACGCCGACGACGAAGTGATCGGCTGGCTGGGCAGGCTGTCGGGCCCGCACGGCTGGAAGCCGGATGAACAATATGCAAATAGCATGACGGCCTCGCTGCTGGCCGGTGCCGGTCCACGCGCCGGGGTGCAGCGTTTCGACCTGCCGAAGCCGGGCGGCCGCAAGGCCTTCGAGGTGATCGGCATTCCGTTGAAAAAACCGGGCTTCTACGTGGTCGAACTGGCCAGCCCGAAGCTGGGCGCGGCGCTGCTGAAAAAGCCCGGTACGGCCTACATCAACACGGCCGCGCTGGTCACCAACATGGCCGCGCACTTCAAGCACGGCAAGTCATCGTCGCTGGTGTGGGTCACGTCGCTGGACAGGGGCGCGCCGGTGGCCGGCGCCAAGGTGGCCGTGCGCGGCTGCAACGGCAAGCTGCTGTGGCAGGGCGATACTGATATGCAGGGCATCGCCCGCATCGGCAGCGAACTGCCGGCCGTGAAGTGCGGCTACTCGGAACGCTATTTCGTCAGCGCGCGCAGCGGCGAGGATTTCACCTTCACGCTGTCCGACTGGGATGAAGGCATCGAGGCGTGGCGCTTCAACGTGCCGACGGAAGAGCGGGCCGCGCACAACCTGATCGCCGCCACCGTGTTCGACCGCACGCTGCTGCGTTCCGGCGAAACGGTGCACATGAAGCACTTCATGCGGCGGCACACCACGGCCGGCATCGAATTCGTCGGCGCCGGCGACCGTGTGTCGCGCGAGGCGTACGACCCGGCCACCGATACGATGAAAAAGCAGGAGGATGCGGCGCAACCCGGCAAGGTATTCATCCTCCATGAGGGCAGCGACCAGCGCTACGAGCTGCCGCTGGCGTGGCAGAACGGCAGCGCGGCGGTGGACTGGAAGATCCCGGCCGATGCGAAGCAGGGCTGGTACCAGGTGCTGCTGAACGGCCAGGCATCGGGGCGCTTTCGCGTCGAGCAATTCCGCGTGCCCACGATGAAGGCCGTGCTGCAGGGCCCTGCGATGCCCGCGGTGCGGGCGGCGCAGGTGCCGCTGGACGTGCAGCTGTCGTACCTGTCCGGCGGCGGGGCCGGCGGCGCGCAGGTGAAAATCAGCACGGTGGTGGAGCCGAAGGCGGTCGGCTTCGCCGACTACGGCGAATTCGCGTTCGCCGGGCCGGATATCAGGGAAGGCGTGGAACGGGACCGCCCCGCGTTCGACGAGGACGAAGGCGTTTTCGAGGAAGACGAAGGCGAAGGCGATGGCGGGTCCGGCGGCACGGTGCGCACCCGGAGCGTGACGCTGGACCACGCCGGCGGCGCGCGCGTGATGCTCGACAATCTGCAGGGTTCGCATGATTCGTCGCCGCAGCCGGCCGAGCTGCTGGCCGAGATGACGTGGCAGGATCCGAACGGCGAAACGCTGACCGGCTCGGCCCGCATTCCACTGTGGCCCAGCGCGGTGGTGGTCGGCATCGCGCCGGACGGCTGGGTGATGAGCAAAAAGGCGCTGAAGTTCACGGTGGCCGTGCTCGACACACAGGGCCGCCCGGTGGCCGATGCGCCCGTGCAGGTCGACTATTTCAGGCGCGAGACCTGGTCGCACCGGCGCCGGCTGGTCGGCGGCTTCTATGCCTACGAGAGCAGCAGCGAGATCAAGGCATTGGGCCAGGCGTGCACCGGCCGCACCGATGCGAAGGGGCTGCTGGTCTGCACCGGCGCCGCACCGCAGGGCGGCAACCTGATCCTGCGCGCCACGACAAGCGACAGCCGGGGCAACCCGGCCGTGACCAGCCGCGAGACGTGGGTGGCCGATGGCGACGACTGGTGGTACAAGGTCACCGACAACGACCGCATCGACCTGCTGCCCGAACGCAAGCGCTACGAGCCGGGCCAGCAGGCGTCGCTGCAGCTTCGCATGCCGTTCCGGCGGGCCACCGCGCTGATCACGGTCGAGCGCGAAGGCATCCTCGACACCTACGTGCGCGAACTGTCCGGCAATGCGCCCGTGTTCACGATCCCGATGAAACCGTCGTATGCGCCGAACGTGTTCGTGTCGGCGCTGGTGGTGCGCGGCCGGGTGGCCGGCATCGCGCCCACGGCGCTGGTCGATCTCGGCAAGCCGGCGTACAAGCTGGGCATCGCGCCGTTGAACGTGGGGTGGGCCGCCAGCGAACTGAAGGTGCGGGTCGCCGCCGACAAGCCGGTGTACAAGGTGCGCGAGAAAGCCACGGTGACGGTGCGGGTGGCGCGGACCGATGGCGGCAAGCCGCCGGCCGGCACCGAGGTGGCGCTGGCCGCGGTCGACGTCGGCCTGCTGGAGCTGATGCCGAACGACAGCTGGCAGTTGCTGGAAGCGATGATGCAGCGGCGCGGGCTGCAGGTGAGCACCTCCACCGCGCAGATGCAGGTGGTGGGCAAGCGGCACTTCGGCCGCAAGGCCGTGCCCAGTGGCGGCGGCGGCGGCAAGGGCGCCGGGCGCGAGCTGTTCGACACGCTGCTGTTCTGGCAGGCCAGCGTGAAGGTCGATGCCGATGGCGAGGCACGCGTGCAGGTGCCGCTGAACGATTCGCTGACCTCGTTCCGCATCGTCGCCGTCGCCCATGGCAACGCCGGCCTGTTCGGTACCGGGCAGGCGGACGTGCGCACGTCGCAGGACCTGATGCTGCTGTCGGGCCTGCCGCCGCTGGTGCGCGAAGGCGACCGGGTGCGCGCCGGATTCACGGTGCGCAATGCCACGGCCGCGCCGCTGCAGGCGGCCTTGACCGCCACGATGGCCGGCAAGGCGCTGCCCGTGAAAAAGCTCGCCCTCGCGGCAGGGCAGGCGCAGGAAGCGGCGTGGGACGTGACCGTGCCGGCCGGCGCGACGGAGCTGGCATGGGACGTCGCCGCGACCGCCGGCGGCACCACGGACCGGTTGCGCGTGCGGCAGAAAGTGCAGCCTGCGGTTCCGGTGCGCACGATACAGGCCACGCTGCTGCAGCTGGACCGGCCGCAGGCGATGACGGTGCAGCCGCCGGCCGATGGGGTGCCCGGCCGCGGCGGCATCCGCGCATCGTTCGCGGCGCGCCTCGGCAACGACCTGCCGGGCGTGCGCGAGTGGATGAGCGCCTATCCATACACGTGCCTGGAGCAGCGGGCCTCGCAGGCCGTGGCACTGCGCGACGAGGGCACCTGGCGCGGCATCGCGGAGACGCTGCCGGCCTTCCTCGACGGCGACGGGCTGGCGAAATATTTCGCGTCGATGGAGCAGGGCAGCGATACGCTGACCGCCTACCTGCTGTCGGTCGGCGCCGAGGCGGGCTATGCGTTGCCGCCGATGGCGAAGTCGCGCATGCTCGACGGGCTCGAGGCATTCGTCGAAGGCCGTATCGTGCGCGGCTCGCCGCTGCGCACGGCCGATCTGGCGGTGCGCAAGGTGGCGGCGCTGGAGGCGCTGTCGCGCGAAGACCGCGTCAAGCCGGCGATGACGGAATCGTTCTCGCTGCAGCCGAACCTGTGGCCCACGTCCGCCGTCATCGACTGGTACCTGGTACTGACGCGCACCCCGTCGCTGCCGCAGCGCGAAGCGCGGCTGCGCGAGGCCGGGCAGATCCTGAAATCGCGGCTGAACCTGCAGGGCACCACGATGACCTTCTCCACGGAACGCAGCGACGACTGGTGGTGGCTGATGGCCTCCGCCGACGTCAATGCCAACCGGCTGCTGCTGGCGATGCTGGACAACCCGGCCTGGAAGGCGGACATGGGCCGGCTGGCGCGCGGCGCGCTGGGCCGGCAGAAGAAGGGCCATTGGGATACCACGGTTGCCAATGCGTGGGGCACCCTGGCGCTCCATAAATTCTCCCAGGCGTTCGAGGCGGTGCCGGTGGCGGGCAATGCCACCGCCACGCTGGGGGGCGAAACGCGCAGCGCGGCGCTGGCGGCCGACACGCAAGGCGCCGCCGTCATGCTGCCGTGGCCGCGCGGCGCCGCGTCGCTGGACCTGCGGCATGCCGGAACGGGCAGGCCGTGGGTCACCGTGCAAAGCCTGGCGGCGATCCCGCTGGCGGCGCCGCTGTCGTCCGGCTACACGATCCGCAAGACCGTGACGCCGGTCGGCCAGGCCCGGGCCGGAGCGTGGCAGCGCGGCGACGTCTACCGCGTGCGCCTGGGCTTGGACGCGCAGAGCGACATGACATGGGTGGTCGTCGACGATCCGATCCCGGCCGGCGCCACGGTGCTCGGTTCGGGCCTCGGCAACGATTCGCGCATCGGCACCCAGGGCGAAAAGGCGTCCGGCTGGGCATGGCCGGCCTTCCAGGAGCGCACGTTCGGCGCGTTCCGGTCGTACTACGAATTCGTCCCGAAAGGAAAATGGACGGTCGACTACACGGTACGGCTGAACAACGCCGGGCGGTTCGGCCTGCCGCCGACGCGCGTGGAAGCGATGTACAGCCCGGAGATGTTCGGCGAACTGCCGAACGCGCCGGTCGAGGTGAAGTGA